From one Esox lucius isolate fEsoLuc1 chromosome 11, fEsoLuc1.pri, whole genome shotgun sequence genomic stretch:
- the prkcsh gene encoding glucosidase 2 subunit beta: MSLVKLLLLMSLALVMRAGAAVEIQRPRGVPLSKRQFYEEEKPFTCLDGSRTIPFDRVNDDYCDCKDGSDEPGTAACPNGSFHCTNAGFRPAFIPSSRINDGICDCCDTTDEYNSGATCQNTCRELGRKERESLQKMAEVTREGFMLKQQLIHEAKKGQEEKQVKLTEFQSTKKGLEEKVEALRTVKEIAEEPEKEAKERHLKAWEEQKELIRMEKDKARMAEAFLELDDDADGYVSVAELQSHPELDPDSDGSLTETETQGLLGGADKVDTTAFESVWSSIKGKYLLESQSDPPAPVETPQEEARDLGSDHDSDHYPEDYAGEDEDEEEDEEDDDPEEEEDKAPPTVRTPEKKEDDEMSMPPYDAETQGLVDAAQKARDDFDEAERALREVDDQIKSLEKEIGFDFGPSAEFAYLYSQCYELSTSEYVYRLCPFNRVSQKPKFGGSETNLGLWGQWAGPEDNIYAVMKYDHGTGCWQGPNRSTTVKLTCGKETVVTSTSEPSRCEYLMEFTTPAVCQEPPSLEEALHGHTEL; the protein is encoded by the exons ATGTCTTTGGTGAAACTACTATTGTTGATGAGCTTGGCTTTGGTAATGCGTGCTGGTGCAGCAGTGGAGATCCAGCGTCCACGTGGAGTTCCGCTGTCAA AGCGCCAGTTCTATGAGGAGGAGAAGCCCTTCACCTGTCTGGATGGCTCCCGCACCATTCCCTTTGACCGAGTCAACGATGATTACTGTGACTGCAAGGATGGCTCAGATGAACCGG GTACTGCTGCGTGCCCCAATGGCAGCTTCCACTGCACCAATGCCGGCTTCAGACCCGCATTCATCCCGTCTTCACGGATCAACGATGGCATCTGTG ACTGCTGTGACACAACAGACGAGTACAACAGTGGTGCCACATGTCAAAACACCTGCAG GGAGTTGGGGcgcaaggagagagagagtctcCAGAAGATGGCTGAGGTTACCAGGGAAGGTTTTATGCTGAAACAACAGCTGATCCATGAAGCTAAAAAGGGACAAGAGGAAAAACAG GTTAAACTGACAGAGTTTCAGAGTACTAAAAAGGGTCTGGAGGAGAAGGTAGAGGCACTAAGGACTGTGAAGGAGATAGCAGAGGAGCCAGAGAAAGAGGCTAAAGAGCGCCATCTGAAGGCTTGGGAGG aacaAAAAGAACTCATCCGTATGGAGAAGGACAAAGCTAGAATGGCTGAGGCTTTTTTGGAACTGGATGATGATGCGGATGGcta TGTTTCTGTGGCTGAGCTGCAGTCCCATCCAGAGCTTGACCCAGATTCAGACGGTtctctgacagagacagagactcaG GGATTGCTGGGAGGAGCAGACAAAGTGGACACAACAGCATTTGAAAGTGTGTGGAGCAGCATCAAAGGCAAATACCTGTTGGAG AGCCAGTCAGACCCCCCTGCCCCAGTGGAGACACCCCAGGAGGAGGCCAGGGACTTGGGCTCTGACCACGACTCGGACCACTACCCCGAGGATTATGCTGGAGAAGAcgaagatgaggaagaggatgaggaagatgaCGAccctgaggaggaagaggataaG GCCCCTCCCACCGTGAGGACACCAGAGAAGAAGGAAGACGATGAGATGTCCATGCCACCGTACGATGCAGAGACCCAGGGCCTTGTAGATG CTGCACAGAAAGCCAGGGATGATTTTGATGAAGCGGAGCGAGCTCTACGGGAAGTGGACGATCAGATAAA GAGCCTTGAGAAGGAGATTGGCTTTGACTTTGGTCCAAGTGCAGAGTTTGCATACCTCTACAGCCAGTGCTACGAATTGTCCACCAGCGA GTACGTATACAGGCTGTGTCCATTCAATAGAGTCTCCCAGAAACCAAAGTTCGGGGGATCAGAGACCAACCTTGG GTTGTGGGGCCAGTGGGCAGGTCCTGAAGACAACATATACGCAGTGATGAAGTACGACCATGGGACAGGATGCTGGCAGGGCCCTAACCGCTCCACCACT gtaaAGCTGACGTGTGGGAAAGAGACTGTGGTGACATCCACGTCAGAGCCCAGTCGATGTGAGTACCTCATGGAGTTCACCACCCCTGCCGTGTGCCAGGAGCCACCCAGCCTGGAGGAAGCCCTGCACGGACACACAGAGCTCTAG